In Saccharothrix syringae, the following are encoded in one genomic region:
- a CDS encoding tyrosine-protein kinase family protein: MTPGTVVTFYSYKGGVGRSFTLANVAVLLARWGYRVLTVDWDLEAPGLHHYFRSVMSEEPEGGVIDLAHDFLAGAEGPRPHAVRVDVEGNTLALLAAGRVDGSYTERMQRIDWEDLYRRGFADFLERCREEWTEDYDFVLIDSRTGISDIAGICTAQLPDRLVVLFTANEQNLKDVVDVVRRADIARDRLPYDRPRHLVLPILSRLDTRVEYERAEQWRGRCAEVVAPLFGNWLVKTVPEDLMLRHLTVPYISYWSFGEQLSVLEEHVPSADQVSFALETVAAVIAQQFDRTDLLADNRDAYVASARDRHRDFALDLLVSSPRSALRIADQLIEELRALDVRVERSSSGDPEILEQASELAEHLCLVVDGGLSRWQVTEVERFLRHTIGPDGGQRRLFCVLTGDTDQRSLPGFLRNLRHLRFEPGVRPAGVARELHDLITGTPAGEVDRDLEALRNTASALRAVPDRVPSAGRLSLVEQTVRGMYAALDNGDLAALRDLSVDLDVLSKSHSNGTGFSLSPGLLTDVHTLLDRIDRRIDASTN, translated from the coding sequence ATGACACCCGGGACAGTCGTCACGTTCTACTCCTACAAGGGCGGGGTGGGGCGGAGTTTCACGCTGGCCAACGTCGCCGTGCTGCTGGCCCGCTGGGGCTACCGCGTGCTCACCGTCGACTGGGACCTGGAGGCACCCGGCCTGCACCACTACTTCAGGTCGGTGATGTCCGAGGAACCAGAGGGCGGCGTGATCGACCTCGCCCACGACTTCCTCGCGGGTGCGGAAGGCCCCCGTCCGCACGCCGTGCGGGTCGACGTCGAGGGCAACACCCTCGCGCTCCTGGCCGCGGGCCGGGTCGACGGCTCCTACACGGAGCGGATGCAGCGCATCGACTGGGAAGACCTCTACCGGCGCGGGTTCGCCGACTTCCTGGAGCGCTGCCGGGAGGAGTGGACCGAGGACTACGACTTCGTGCTGATCGACAGCCGGACCGGGATCTCGGACATCGCCGGCATCTGCACCGCGCAGCTGCCCGACCGGCTGGTCGTCCTGTTCACCGCCAACGAGCAGAACCTCAAGGACGTGGTGGACGTCGTGCGGCGCGCGGACATCGCCCGGGACCGGCTGCCCTACGACCGGCCCCGGCACCTCGTGCTGCCGATCCTGTCCCGCCTGGACACCCGGGTGGAGTACGAGCGGGCCGAGCAGTGGCGCGGCAGGTGCGCCGAGGTCGTCGCGCCGCTGTTCGGCAACTGGCTGGTCAAGACCGTGCCGGAGGACCTGATGCTGCGGCACCTGACGGTGCCCTACATCTCGTACTGGAGCTTCGGCGAGCAGCTTTCCGTGCTGGAGGAGCACGTCCCGTCGGCGGACCAGGTCTCGTTCGCCCTGGAGACGGTGGCGGCCGTGATCGCGCAGCAGTTCGACCGCACCGACCTGCTCGCCGACAACCGGGACGCCTACGTGGCGTCGGCACGCGACCGCCATCGGGACTTCGCCCTGGACCTGCTGGTGTCCAGTCCGCGGTCCGCACTGCGCATCGCGGACCAGCTGATCGAGGAACTGCGCGCCCTGGACGTGCGGGTCGAGCGGTCCTCGTCCGGTGACCCGGAAATCCTGGAGCAGGCCAGCGAGCTGGCCGAGCACCTGTGCCTGGTGGTCGACGGCGGCCTGAGCCGCTGGCAGGTCACCGAGGTGGAGCGCTTCCTGCGCCACACGATCGGCCCGGACGGCGGTCAGCGGCGGCTGTTCTGCGTGCTGACCGGCGACACCGACCAGAGGAGTCTGCCGGGCTTCCTGCGCAACCTGCGCCACCTGCGGTTCGAGCCGGGCGTGCGCCCCGCCGGCGTGGCCCGGGAACTGCACGACCTCATCACCGGCACGCCCGCCGGTGAGGTGGACCGGGACCTGGAAGCCCTGCGGAACACGGCGTCCGCGTTGCGCGCCGTGCCGGACCGGGTGCCCTCCGCCGGGCGGTTGTCGCTGGTCGAGCAGACCGTGCGCGGCATGTACGCCGCGTTGGACAACGGCGACCTCGCCGCGTTGCGGGACCTGTCGGTGGACCTCGACGTGCTGTCCAAGTCCCACTCGAACGGCACCGGGTTCAGCCTGTCGCCCGGCCTGCTCACCGACGTCCACACCCTCCTCGACCGGATCGACCGTCGGATCGACGCGTCCACGAACTGA
- a CDS encoding ATP-binding protein: MTEQQRKALATLRFNSAETPDDVWQTSPSHVDGLHARAEERIRAGIADARASTGPSPIGLVLQGRKGVGKTHLLGSVRRMVQREGGYFFLVELTTGQEFWADVAEAMRSELRRTTDDGELQLTVLLRQLCDMAGVPATVAGAITGTAALTPHHLDVFLNHLREVDGRIAFECGDTIRALVLYASEHADVGMAHLLGLGEGSREWGLLPMAKQPLTLVRDISRVLAMTGPCVIAVDQLDTLVGLSQDEFDAEVRSAEVSRELSLIADGLMKLREKTRRTLSIVACLPNTWKMLHSIVSDTVTDRFTETPILGSIVDPAMGRALVERWLGAVYRRNDVTPPHPTWPVAPGAFTDGWVSRTPRQLLRSIHAHAESCLHGEIRELLSFDEKPVEAPPPAPVPEGPEPEYLQEFDAQFQRLREKAEISAAALQRHNEDDVMPALLLAGLKSWINEVGNDDLAWKAEQLQGGSDAHAQLLHTVNEDLDTDERWGFRLIASAHGNHVLRRMRRVRDAARFGTHNRHLVLLRNGDDGWQGAKTKEELAELEQSGTRRVEISDDDLRTFSALKEMLPTQTHQLLAWLVARKPASRGTFLREVLPGPERAAVGHQETRPPPAGGPAAPTAPPSPTEVVLGMDGEIRIELESLRKHAIVFAGSGSGKTVLLRRIVEECALRGVSAIVLDPNNDLARLGDAWPRPPADWLPGDEGHAAEYLANTEVVVWTPGRAGGRPLSFHPLPDFAEVLEDVDEFTASVEAAVARLIPHARVGGGSKGAVRGQAVLREALTHYARKGGRDLAEFIEVLDDLPEGVSKLSTARATAADLAETLRAAMVNDPLLGGAGEPTDPAVLLTPAPGKRARISVISFVGLPSEVQKQGFVSQLQLEVFAWAKRNPAVDRPLGGLVVMDEAQTIAPSTGWTVSTQSTILLASQARKYGLGLLLATQAPKGVHNQVVGNATTQFYGRLNTSAQIAAATEMAKAKGSSVGDIARLERGQFYVTGETFGFRRMRTPLCLSHHPSSPLRLEEVLDRARNGRH; encoded by the coding sequence ATGACCGAGCAGCAGCGCAAGGCACTGGCCACGCTCCGCTTCAACTCCGCCGAGACGCCGGACGACGTGTGGCAGACCTCGCCGTCGCACGTGGACGGGTTGCACGCCAGGGCGGAGGAGCGGATCCGGGCCGGTATCGCGGATGCCAGGGCCAGCACCGGTCCCAGCCCCATCGGCCTGGTGCTCCAGGGCCGGAAGGGGGTCGGCAAGACCCACCTGCTGGGGTCGGTGCGCCGCATGGTGCAGCGCGAGGGCGGCTACTTCTTCCTGGTCGAGCTGACCACGGGCCAGGAGTTCTGGGCCGACGTCGCCGAGGCGATGCGCAGCGAGCTGCGCCGGACCACGGACGACGGCGAGCTCCAGCTCACCGTGCTGCTCCGGCAGCTGTGCGACATGGCGGGCGTGCCCGCGACGGTGGCGGGGGCGATCACCGGCACGGCGGCGTTGACCCCTCACCACCTGGACGTGTTCCTGAACCACCTGCGCGAGGTGGACGGCCGGATAGCGTTCGAGTGCGGGGACACGATCCGGGCGCTGGTGCTCTACGCGTCCGAGCACGCGGACGTCGGCATGGCCCACCTCCTCGGCCTGGGGGAGGGAAGCCGGGAGTGGGGCCTGCTGCCCATGGCGAAGCAGCCGCTGACGCTGGTGCGGGACATCTCGCGCGTCCTCGCCATGACCGGCCCGTGCGTGATCGCCGTCGACCAGCTGGACACCCTCGTCGGTCTGAGCCAGGACGAGTTCGACGCGGAGGTGAGGAGCGCCGAGGTGAGCCGGGAGCTCTCGCTCATCGCCGACGGGTTGATGAAGCTCCGGGAGAAGACCAGGCGGACGCTGTCGATCGTGGCCTGCCTGCCGAACACCTGGAAGATGCTGCACTCCATCGTGAGCGACACGGTCACCGACCGGTTCACCGAAACCCCGATCCTGGGTTCGATCGTCGACCCGGCGATGGGACGCGCGCTGGTGGAGCGGTGGCTCGGGGCGGTGTACCGGCGCAACGACGTGACACCGCCGCACCCGACCTGGCCCGTGGCGCCCGGCGCCTTCACCGACGGGTGGGTCTCGCGGACGCCGCGCCAGTTGCTCAGGAGCATCCACGCGCACGCCGAGTCGTGCCTGCACGGTGAGATCCGGGAGCTGCTCTCCTTCGACGAGAAGCCCGTCGAGGCGCCCCCGCCCGCACCCGTGCCCGAGGGACCGGAACCCGAGTACCTCCAGGAGTTCGACGCCCAGTTCCAGCGGCTGCGTGAGAAGGCGGAGATCTCCGCCGCCGCGTTGCAGCGGCACAACGAGGACGACGTGATGCCGGCGCTGCTGCTGGCCGGGCTGAAGTCGTGGATCAACGAGGTCGGCAACGACGACCTGGCGTGGAAGGCCGAACAGCTCCAGGGCGGGAGCGACGCGCACGCCCAACTGCTCCACACCGTGAACGAGGACCTGGACACCGACGAGCGCTGGGGGTTCCGCCTCATCGCGAGCGCCCACGGCAACCACGTGTTGCGCCGAATGCGCAGGGTTCGCGATGCGGCCCGCTTCGGCACGCACAACCGGCACCTGGTCCTGCTCCGCAACGGCGACGACGGGTGGCAGGGGGCGAAGACCAAGGAGGAGCTCGCCGAGCTGGAGCAGTCGGGAACGCGGCGGGTCGAGATCTCGGACGACGACCTGCGGACGTTCAGCGCGCTCAAGGAGATGCTGCCCACCCAGACGCACCAGCTGCTGGCCTGGCTGGTGGCGCGGAAGCCGGCCAGCCGGGGGACGTTCCTGCGGGAGGTCCTGCCCGGGCCGGAGCGGGCCGCGGTCGGGCACCAGGAGACCCGGCCGCCGCCGGCGGGGGGACCGGCCGCACCGACCGCACCGCCCTCGCCGACCGAGGTCGTGCTCGGCATGGACGGGGAGATCCGCATCGAACTGGAGTCGCTGCGCAAGCACGCCATCGTGTTCGCGGGTTCCGGCAGCGGGAAGACCGTGCTGCTGCGGCGGATCGTCGAGGAGTGCGCCCTGCGGGGGGTGTCGGCGATCGTGCTGGACCCGAACAACGACCTGGCGCGGCTGGGTGACGCGTGGCCGCGGCCACCGGCCGACTGGCTGCCCGGTGACGAGGGCCACGCCGCCGAGTACCTGGCGAACACCGAGGTGGTGGTGTGGACGCCCGGCCGCGCGGGTGGGCGGCCGCTCAGCTTCCACCCGCTGCCGGACTTCGCCGAGGTGCTCGAGGACGTCGACGAGTTCACCGCCTCGGTCGAGGCGGCGGTGGCCCGCCTCATCCCGCACGCCAGGGTCGGCGGCGGTTCGAAGGGCGCCGTCCGCGGCCAGGCCGTGCTGCGGGAGGCCCTGACGCATTACGCGCGCAAGGGCGGGCGGGACCTGGCGGAGTTCATCGAGGTGCTGGACGACCTGCCCGAGGGGGTGAGCAAGCTCAGCACCGCCCGGGCGACGGCGGCGGACCTGGCGGAGACGCTGCGGGCCGCGATGGTCAACGACCCGCTGCTCGGCGGTGCGGGTGAACCCACCGACCCGGCCGTGCTGCTGACCCCCGCGCCGGGCAAGCGGGCGCGGATCTCGGTGATCAGCTTCGTCGGGCTGCCGTCGGAGGTGCAGAAGCAGGGGTTCGTCAGCCAGCTCCAGCTGGAGGTGTTCGCCTGGGCCAAGCGCAACCCGGCGGTGGACCGGCCGCTCGGCGGCCTGGTCGTGATGGACGAGGCGCAGACGATCGCGCCGTCCACCGGCTGGACGGTGAGCACGCAGAGCACGATCCTGCTGGCCTCGCAGGCCCGCAAGTACGGGTTGGGCCTGCTGCTGGCCACCCAGGCGCCGAAGGGCGTGCACAACCAGGTCGTCGGCAACGCGACGACGCAGTTCTACGGCAGGCTGAACACCTCGGCGCAGATCGCCGCGGCGACCGAGATGGCCAAGGCCAAGGGCAGCTCGGTGGGTGACATCGCGCGGTTGGAGCGCGGGCAGTTCTACGTCACCGGGGAGACCTTCGGGTTCCGCCGGATGCGGACGCCGCTGTGCCTGAGCCACCACCCGTCGAGCCCGCTGCGCCTGGAGGAAGTGCTCGACCGGGCGCGCAACGGCCGGCACTGA
- a CDS encoding toll/interleukin-1 receptor domain-containing protein, which produces MSEYDVAVSFSEEQRSAVGKVVEAFEQRGLTVLHGPELTHEWWSHKEGGDLPDARVRFFVPFVSAVDDFTTAALRAVKAGDEHVLPVLLGDVSVPPDLLHPHVAYVRGTADRADRLTEALAARVEAAEAVGQAFTPVTEVVGGVKGLASAEEAEPVVPATFSRYAEQDATLRYLGEQFAAALPRLERRGFVGTAHVGETRIAVRVERAGDTVYALDVQRGGIGGDETVNFVVGRNDGSGPLTNGWARPVYDTDAGAAVLEVHDFSVLGGGAAPRAYRREELFTALWERIDATLASTVG; this is translated from the coding sequence GTGAGCGAGTACGACGTCGCCGTGTCGTTCAGCGAGGAGCAGCGCTCCGCCGTCGGGAAGGTGGTCGAGGCGTTCGAGCAGCGCGGGCTGACCGTGCTGCACGGGCCCGAGCTGACCCACGAGTGGTGGTCCCACAAGGAGGGCGGCGACCTGCCGGACGCGCGGGTGCGGTTCTTCGTGCCGTTCGTGTCGGCGGTGGACGACTTCACCACGGCCGCGCTGCGCGCGGTCAAGGCCGGGGACGAGCACGTGCTGCCCGTGCTGCTCGGCGACGTGAGCGTGCCCCCGGACCTGCTGCACCCGCACGTGGCCTACGTGCGCGGCACGGCGGACCGGGCGGACCGGCTCACCGAGGCGCTGGCTGCCCGGGTCGAGGCCGCGGAGGCGGTCGGGCAGGCGTTCACGCCGGTCACCGAGGTGGTCGGCGGGGTCAAGGGGCTCGCGTCGGCGGAGGAGGCGGAGCCGGTCGTGCCCGCCACCTTCAGCCGCTACGCCGAGCAGGACGCGACGCTGCGCTACCTGGGCGAGCAGTTCGCCGCGGCCCTCCCGCGGCTGGAGCGGCGCGGGTTCGTCGGCACCGCGCACGTCGGCGAGACGCGGATCGCCGTGCGGGTCGAGCGGGCGGGCGACACCGTGTACGCGCTCGACGTCCAGCGCGGCGGGATCGGCGGTGACGAGACGGTCAACTTCGTGGTCGGTCGGAACGACGGGAGCGGCCCCCTCACCAACGGCTGGGCGCGCCCGGTCTACGACACCGACGCGGGCGCGGCCGTGCTGGAGGTGCACGACTTCTCGGTGCTCGGCGGCGGTGCCGCGCCGCGCGCGTACCGCCGGGAGGAGCTGTTCACCGCGCTCTGGGAGCGGATCGACGCGACGCTCGCGTCGACCGTCGGCTGA
- a CDS encoding helix-turn-helix domain-containing protein, which produces MGGSFGELLRECRVAAGLSIGQLAKRVHYSKGYLSKVENDLKLPHETMARLCDGVLDAGGSLIEAARSARDRVVDRAADAGLALDRRQVLVAGTGTVLGMALAGGPRPVPDERVVVGMRTSFEHLRTLGMQTSPVVVLEPLVALVRTVHALAQENPEPIRARLLLLAARVAEYTGWMNQEAGDGQGALSWTRHASELARAGGDREIVSYAFVREAGLALYRQDAVGTVELARQAQRVDRASPRTLALAARREAQGHALAGDRDSFDRALDRAVHLLDASAPDTRAYPLLGSTAPDPAELARGWSLCDLGRTAESAEVLDRELARLPVASRRSRARFGARRSLAHALAGEVDQSCATLVGTLDDAAHVDSETVRTDLRELARTLGRWHNHGAVREVYPELRRVLRQRY; this is translated from the coding sequence GTGGGTGGGTCGTTCGGTGAATTACTGCGTGAATGCCGGGTCGCCGCGGGGCTGTCGATAGGCCAGCTGGCCAAGCGCGTGCACTACAGCAAGGGCTACCTCAGCAAGGTCGAGAACGACCTGAAGCTGCCGCACGAGACCATGGCGCGGCTGTGCGACGGCGTGCTGGACGCGGGCGGCAGCCTCATCGAGGCGGCCCGCTCGGCGCGCGACCGGGTCGTCGACCGGGCCGCGGACGCCGGGCTCGCGCTCGACCGCCGCCAGGTGCTGGTCGCGGGCACGGGCACGGTGCTCGGCATGGCGCTCGCGGGCGGGCCGCGGCCGGTGCCGGACGAGCGGGTGGTCGTCGGGATGCGGACCTCGTTCGAGCACCTGCGCACCCTCGGCATGCAGACGAGCCCCGTGGTGGTCCTCGAACCACTGGTCGCCCTGGTGCGCACGGTGCACGCGCTCGCACAGGAGAACCCCGAGCCCATCAGGGCGCGGCTGCTGCTGCTCGCCGCCCGGGTCGCCGAGTACACGGGGTGGATGAACCAGGAGGCGGGCGACGGGCAGGGCGCGCTGTCGTGGACGCGGCACGCCTCGGAGCTGGCACGCGCGGGCGGCGACCGGGAGATCGTGAGCTACGCGTTCGTCCGGGAAGCCGGGCTCGCGCTCTACCGCCAGGACGCGGTGGGCACCGTCGAACTGGCCCGACAGGCCCAGCGGGTCGACCGGGCGAGCCCGCGGACCCTCGCCCTGGCCGCCCGGCGGGAGGCCCAGGGGCACGCCCTGGCCGGCGACCGCGACTCCTTCGACCGCGCGCTGGACCGCGCCGTCCACCTCCTCGACGCCTCCGCCCCGGACACCCGGGCCTACCCCCTGCTCGGCTCGACCGCGCCCGACCCCGCCGAACTGGCCAGGGGGTGGTCGCTGTGCGACCTCGGGCGGACGGCCGAGTCGGCGGAGGTCCTGGACCGGGAGCTGGCCCGGCTGCCGGTCGCCTCCCGCCGCTCGCGGGCCCGGTTCGGCGCCCGCCGCTCGCTCGCCCACGCGCTCGCGGGCGAGGTCGACCAGAGCTGCGCCACCCTGGTCGGCACGCTCGACGACGCGGCGCACGTCGACTCGGAGACCGTGCGCACGGACCTGCGGGAGCTGGCCAGGACGCTGGGCCGGTGGCACAACCACGGCGCGGTCCGGGAGGTCTACCCCGAGCTGCGGCGCGTGCTGCGGCAGCGGTACTGA